In Mucilaginibacter celer, one DNA window encodes the following:
- a CDS encoding SusC/RagA family TonB-linked outer membrane protein, whose product MEKDLRKRLKQVVPLFTALVLLSITGFAQTIKITGKITSADNNLPLPGVTIKVKDSSTGTLSALDGTYTINAKKGDVLVFSFISYNTLQIYVGTSSVINAVLKSSTSDLNEVVVIGYGTRKRHDLTGAISSVTSADILKAQPTTFDQALQGRVAGVVVQQVSGQPGGDVNVQIRGLGGFTGAPPLYVIDGVQIPPNGQSAIAGNGTNPLSSINPSDIASIDVLKDASATAIYGSQASNGVIIITTKRGVSGPPLISYDGYQGWQKLPKYYDVMDLRQYATFMNEKSAIIGYDLRPQFANPQYLGPGTNWQKALFRTAPMLNHNLAISGGDARTKYYISGTYFSQTGIALGSDFKRTSVKANVDNKTTDWLKVGINLNMAHVAENVTTSNTGVILQALNQTPDVAVVNPDGTWGGNDPNIYGAVGTNPFAIATIVKDFKSRYQLFSNAYAEIQFTKDLTLRNEVAGNFDFATEDYFNPSYVMGAYTKSNNSGTASSAQNFYNSISNYLTYQHTFAKKYFVNAVAGHEAQLLKNSGISATRTNFASNNVQTISSGDATTATNTGVKGQGALEAYFGRANFTYDDRYLLTATVRHDGSSKFAEANRWNTTYSGALAWKINHESFLKGIKAINDLKLRLGYGLVNNQNIAEYAYGSTLSTISTGLSGNSQITTTTGNPNIKWETTKSYNIGLDASVLNGRINFSGDVYYRKTDNLLLSLTLPYYSGTFAAGGYSPGAVQAPYVNIGAVSNRGFEFSLSTQNIRSKNFTWNTNINFSRNINKVLALVDGTPAIYGTVSKTVVGRSIGEFYGYQVLGIYKNAADFANHTALPQNGSGPIPITPGSGGVWVGDVIFKDINGDGKIDASDQTFLGSPMPKFQFGINNSFNYKNFDLNVFLAGNYGNKVYNQLKVNGDNPNQNFGYFPSVFNYAKIGLIDPTGSTSDINNVYITNPSTNITRISQASGNDNQRFSDKYIENGSFIKCKNIALGYNFSNSLLNKLKLRSLRVYVNVTNVFTITKYTGYDPEIGSWNPLAAGIDNGYYAQPRVYTFGVNLSLNN is encoded by the coding sequence CTTGCAAATATATGTCGGCACATCTTCGGTTATCAACGCGGTGCTCAAATCGTCAACCAGCGATTTGAACGAAGTGGTGGTTATCGGTTATGGCACCCGTAAACGGCATGACCTTACCGGTGCCATCTCCTCAGTAACATCTGCAGATATACTGAAAGCACAACCTACAACTTTCGATCAGGCCTTACAGGGAAGAGTAGCGGGCGTGGTTGTGCAGCAGGTATCAGGCCAGCCCGGCGGCGATGTGAATGTTCAGATCCGCGGTTTGGGCGGCTTTACAGGCGCTCCTCCTTTATATGTGATTGATGGTGTGCAGATCCCGCCGAACGGACAATCGGCCATTGCGGGTAACGGCACAAACCCATTATCCAGCATCAACCCATCCGATATAGCTTCAATAGATGTATTAAAAGATGCGTCGGCGACAGCTATTTACGGCTCACAGGCCTCTAACGGTGTAATCATCATTACCACCAAAAGGGGTGTCTCCGGTCCGCCGCTTATTAGCTACGACGGCTACCAGGGCTGGCAAAAATTGCCCAAGTACTACGATGTGATGGATTTAAGGCAGTACGCAACCTTCATGAATGAGAAGTCGGCAATTATAGGTTATGATCTGCGGCCGCAATTTGCCAACCCGCAATACCTGGGGCCGGGCACCAACTGGCAGAAAGCGCTGTTTCGCACGGCCCCTATGTTAAACCATAATTTAGCCATCAGCGGCGGTGATGCGAGAACAAAATATTACATATCAGGCACCTATTTTTCACAAACCGGTATTGCATTAGGCTCAGATTTTAAAAGAACATCGGTTAAAGCGAATGTTGATAACAAAACAACCGATTGGTTAAAGGTTGGTATTAACCTGAACATGGCGCATGTGGCCGAAAATGTAACCACCTCCAATACGGGTGTGATTTTACAAGCACTTAATCAAACCCCCGATGTAGCCGTTGTGAACCCGGATGGTACCTGGGGAGGCAACGACCCTAATATTTATGGCGCTGTAGGCACTAACCCTTTCGCCATAGCAACCATAGTGAAAGATTTTAAAAGCCGCTACCAACTATTCAGTAATGCTTATGCGGAAATTCAATTTACCAAAGATTTAACGTTGCGTAACGAAGTAGCTGGTAATTTTGATTTCGCTACCGAAGATTACTTTAACCCAAGCTACGTAATGGGCGCTTATACTAAAAGTAATAACAGCGGCACGGCCTCGAGCGCGCAAAATTTTTACAACTCTATTTCAAATTACCTGACCTACCAGCACACATTTGCAAAAAAATATTTTGTAAACGCTGTTGCAGGTCATGAAGCCCAACTACTTAAAAATAGCGGCATATCGGCCACACGTACCAATTTTGCAAGTAACAACGTACAAACAATAAGCAGCGGCGATGCAACAACCGCAACCAATACCGGCGTTAAGGGTCAGGGCGCTTTAGAAGCATATTTCGGCAGGGCTAACTTTACTTATGATGATCGTTATTTGCTAACCGCAACCGTGCGCCATGACGGATCATCGAAATTTGCTGAAGCCAACCGGTGGAATACAACCTATTCGGGTGCGCTTGCCTGGAAAATAAACCATGAAAGCTTTCTTAAAGGCATAAAAGCGATAAATGACCTTAAACTGAGGCTGGGTTACGGATTGGTGAACAATCAAAACATCGCGGAATATGCTTATGGCTCAACCTTAAGTACGATATCAACCGGTTTGTCGGGTAATTCGCAAATCACTACCACAACCGGAAACCCGAACATCAAATGGGAAACTACAAAATCCTACAATATTGGTTTAGACGCGTCTGTGTTAAATGGCAGGATCAACTTCTCTGGTGATGTTTATTACCGCAAAACCGATAACCTATTGCTCAGTTTAACCCTACCCTACTACTCTGGCACATTCGCGGCAGGCGGCTATTCGCCGGGCGCTGTGCAGGCCCCTTATGTAAATATTGGCGCGGTAAGCAACAGGGGTTTTGAGTTTTCACTTTCTACACAAAACATCAGGTCGAAAAATTTTACATGGAACACTAACATCAACTTTTCGCGGAATATTAACAAGGTACTTGCTCTGGTTGATGGTACCCCGGCTATCTACGGAACTGTTTCTAAAACTGTTGTAGGCAGGTCTATCGGTGAGTTTTATGGTTACCAGGTGTTGGGTATTTATAAAAACGCCGCCGATTTTGCCAATCACACCGCTTTACCGCAAAATGGCAGTGGCCCTATACCTATAACCCCTGGTTCGGGCGGTGTTTGGGTAGGCGATGTGATTTTTAAGGATATCAACGGTGATGGTAAAATTGATGCCAGCGACCAAACCTTCCTGGGTTCGCCCATGCCTAAGTTTCAGTTCGGCATCAATAACAGCTTTAATTATAAAAATTTCGACCTGAATGTTTTTCTGGCCGGCAACTATGGTAACAAAGTTTATAACCAGTTAAAAGTAAACGGCGATAACCCTAATCAAAACTTCGGTTATTTCCCATCGGTTTTCAACTATGCTAAAATAGGATTGATTGATCCGACGGGTTCAACGTCGGATATCAACAATGTGTATATCACAAACCCATCCACAAATATCACCCGCATTAGCCAGGCCAGCGGCAATGATAATCAGCGCTTTTCTGATAAATACATTGAAAATGGATCATTCATTAAATGCAAAAACATCGCTTTAGGCTATAATTTTTCTAACAGCCTTTTAAATAAGCTTAAGTTAAGATCGCTAAGGGTATATGTTAACGTAACCAATGTGTTCACCATTACTAAATATACCGGTTACGATCCTGAGATAGGCTCATGGAACCCTTTGGCAGCAGGTATCGATAACGGTTATTATGCCCAACCGCGGGTATATACGTTCGGCGTTAATTTATCCTTAAACAACTAA